In Micropterus dolomieu isolate WLL.071019.BEF.003 ecotype Adirondacks linkage group LG01, ASM2129224v1, whole genome shotgun sequence, the sequence attttcattatcaatgaatctgcagattattttactgattaattgtttagtctatttaaaaaaattgttatATAAAAAGATTTCAGAGCAGAAAAGGGACACCTTCAAATCGTCCAACCAACAgacttcatttattttcatacatGACAAAAATaccagcaaatcctcacatttcagAAAAGTAAACCAGATAAtgattgactttttttttttaaatgaccgAAACGATcaataaattatcaaaataattgaaaatgtattttctttcgATCGACTaacagattaatcgactaatggTTGCACCTCTACACATCAGTTTCATACTAAACTGAGCAAAACAGGTGATGAAACAAAGATGTGCTACAAACCCCCCACTATGATTGGCTGATTGATTAATAGACAGTATTGATCACCTGTAGTAGCGAGCTCCTCGGCGAAGAAGGGGTCACTGAGATTGACGTCTGGGGGAAGCTCGTCATCGCTGAGctcttcctcactctctccctGATACAAGAGTAAAAAGTGATTAATGAAACTACAGAGAGGACACTCAATCAAAGCAGCGTTGGCAGAGTGAACTTTCTCAGGTagattatattaaaatatattttgaagcCGATGTGTTTTCTAAGATACTGTAAGAACTGAACAAAGGAAGAATCCACACATTCACAGTCCAAAAAAGCTTCCTGTTACCTCTGCGGTGCTCTTTGGGCTCCACTCACCTGTTTTGTTTgagatttcttcttcttcttcttcttctccttcttcttctctaagAACTCCTCCCAGGGCGTCAGCTTGTCCTTCCCCTCCAACTTCTTCTTCACCAGCTGCTCTGTCGTCTCCTTCAGCCCTGCAGACGgttaatatatacatttaattagCGAGGACCCGATTAATCACGAGGCAGATAAACAAAGTGTCTGCAGGGAGCCTCGTCAGTGAGCTGCTGGTGAACGATGTCAGTGCTCCATCTTGTGAGTTTTTGGGAAGGTGGTGACGAAATTAGTTTGTAGccctaaatgtcctcagtcATTATCGTCTTTCCTAAATGTGAACATGTTTCTCCTAAATGACTGCAGCTCTAATCTAACAGCATTACTGGCTGGAGgtaaatatatatagttatacTGTAGTAGTTTTACTTTCGTcagacaaaactaaacaaaatatattcgCCAATAATCTATTTACCCTGATGAAAACGAGACGAAGACAAGTCCTGCTCCACCACACTCCTCTCacgaagaaaagaaaggtcaggtcgcaaacacagctgtgtgaagcgtaattgtagcaaaatggctaaatttaatatttattattagaaCTATagtaagacaaacatgcctgatacttcCACAGTCGgccccaggcctacatgcttgcagctattaatgattcagctgTAAGAATCACAGTTGGCCCCCCTCCTCCCAGTCACGGGAAAACACTGAGCTCCCCTGAAAGCTAGTAAACTAAAActtgactaaaaaaaaaatagtatacagtggactaaatatgacaaaaactaacaaggacatttgccacaggactaagactaaattttaaaatggctgtcAAAATTAACACTATACTGTAGAGAGTAATAGTGAACCccgctctcccttaaacaccagccACGCTATGAAATCGACAGCAGAGCAGAACCCAAAATGTTTCACTCATTAATAAAAACCAACCAACCACAAaccatctaaaacaacactgAGACTGAGATAACATGTaaaccgtaaaacttcaattaaaagcacAGTCCCAATCAGacacctggtctggtttttatatacagtaagaGTCGCCTGCTTGagctaagctgcttagatcacacatacaaatataaatgttaaactTTTGTCGGTATGGACATAATACACATCGTTATATCcattagattctccacaattcaaccatttagttcattttacaGATTTACTGGTATGGTAAACGAGAGagaatttattttatacaagtaatcgtcatactggttgaaataaataaCCTTGTGTAAAAGTTATTAAAAGCATGTCCCAAATACAGGCAGGGTGACTTCAGTgactgaagcaaataaaagcctggggtTACAGTTTTAGATGGACTTTGCattgaataatgaattataTGTGACTTTTCTCTGATTTGATATCGgcattatacagtatctcaAAAGTGAGtaatcttttcatgtgacaacactgaagaaatgacactttgctacaatgtaaagtagtgagcgtacagcttgtataacagtgtaaatttgataccacatcacacagccattaatgtctaaaccgctggcaacaaaagtgagtacacccctaagtgaaaatgtccaaattaggCCCAATTAGCCTTTTTccctccctggtgtcatgtgacttgttagtgttacaaggtctgaATGGGGAGCAGGGAGCAAATCTGCCATCGGCCACTCGGCTCCCTAAATATCAGCATCGAGCATTGAAAATCACAGATCAGTTGGCCACTACATTTAATAACTACAGCTCATTCTGCAAACTGATTACTGTAACTCACACGCTGATAGATATACAGATAATGATCACTGTTAAAACACCAGATGAAAAACAGCGAGTTCTGAGGAAAAGACTGGAGGAGAAAAATTCTTTGAAAATtggttgtggatatattttagatttttaataGCTAATGAAATACTTAATAACTGGTTGAAATTAGAaagattttaattaaagttGTGCTGTTCTACTAACTAATAAACCTGCTGCAGACACCTGCAGGGGGAAAAGGTGTCGCGTACCTGGCACCCAGGTGATCTCCATCTCCATGTCTTTGTCTCCCTGCAGCTTCTTCTCTTTGTCCTGGACACCTTTCAGCAGCTCTCTGTACTTGGAGATCTGCTCCTcactgttcttcttcttcttcttcttctcctcctcctcttcctgcggTTTCTTCTCCACCTTCATCTGTTCAGCTACAACACAAACCGAACATCACTAAACTCCTCAAACGGTGAAACTCAGAGGCTGCTGCGAGCCACATGTTGCTGTCTCACCTCCTTCATCCTCTCCAAACTctatctctcctcctccttcctcctcctcgtcttcatCGCTGGAGGAGGCCAGGTAGGCATTGAAGTCCATGTCCAGCAGCTCATTCTTGTTGAAATTCCTGTTCAGGGCGGTGACGCGCTCGTGGTCTGTCTCATCCCACGTCAGCTGGACCTGATAGGTTAAACTCAGACACATCAGTCCCAATCACGTGTCACATGTCTAAATTAAAAAAGTCTGTTTTACTAACGAAGGtcttattaatttattgttagaTTTTAAATCTTCTAGGGCTGCTGTGTTATCTCTTTAACAAATAACCAAAACTACTTTTTTTATTCACTATTTAAAGGGTTTATATGTCGTTTTGTTAATGTGTGAAGGGTCGTTTTAccgatagagagagagagacagatacagacaACTCTCATTTGACGGACACCAGTTTTACGTCGAGTCCAGCCACCTGCTCTGCCAACCCAGACGCAATGAGTACTAACCAATCACTGGCAGAGTTGTGGAAACTCTGGCACTTTTTGTTCACTGAAACACTTCCCGTGGGTGTTAAGTTAAAGTTAAGTTAACAGCTGAAAGAGAGGGAGCGTGTTCTTTGAGCTGATggaaggcttttattgtgaaatatttgtgCAGAGTTGTTGCATAAAGTTTGAGCATTTGGAATAAATTAGTGACCCAAAgcagtattttaaataaaaagagaataaaacaaGTCGAGATAAAATAAGAGCTAGGAATAAGAACAGGCGTCACACAGTGGTTTACAGTaatcaatgtaaaaatatacaaaggtcaaaataaaaataaagatattaaagATAAAAATTGGCATCACACAGTGATTTACGACAATCAGTGTATAAAGCATAAACAAGTGTtttatcactttaatgttgcagctggtaaaaggtagagctgcaacgattagtcgatttGTTAACTATTTAATTATCACCAACTATTTttataatcgattaatcgttttgagtcattttaaaaaaaaattctctgattacagcttctgaaatgtgaatattttctggtttcttcactcctctatgacagtaaactgaatatctttgggttatGGACAAAACAAGTTACTTGAGTGACATCATCtcgggctttgggaaacactgatcaacatttttcaccattttctgaaagtttatggacaaaacaactaattgattttTTGTGAAATAGATTCATCGATTATGAAAGAAATAGTTAGTTGCAGCCATAGTAAAAGGTGTGGCTGCTTTTTAACCCGTAACAcattctgatttatttgttgattacattttgtgttattaatctgaatcagcaaagtaactaaagctttaaaaacacagtaaaatgtacaatatttccctctgacatgtagtgaagtataaagtagcagaacaTGGAAACATTCAAGTAAAGCACTTCAAAATGTTACAGTTGAGTACAGGACTgcttaaaatactttaaaacacAGGGAAATCAGAAATAATGGCCATTTTCTTCTTACTTTTACTGGCGATGGTGTTTTTAATTTATAGTATCCTTCGATGTTCTTACCTTTGACGTTGTAGAAGCAGATGAGGTGAACAGTTTGGGCGTGTAGGCCGAGAGGTTCACATCCGTCGCCACGTCTTTGGGCTCCTCGTCAAACTCGACATCATGAGGAATAAACCTGTTCAGTGGAggtttcagttttgtgctttTCTACATTACTGTCAGTATTTGTGTCGCTTGTGTTCGGAGTCTTACCGGAGGTCCAGGACGGAGCAGCTGCTCTCGTACTCGTAGCCGTCACACTCCCCGTAGATTTTGGCGGCGGTGTCGGCCGAGTCACACTCCGCTACGGCGTAGAAATACTTCAGCCGCTTGAACTGGTAGTCACGCATCTTCTCTCTGTAAACCCTGAGAGGAGGAACACatgctgctgtatgaatcaAGCAAACACTTTTCACACGAAAAAAACTTCTGTCTGAAGAGGTCAAACCCCCCGCAATGCCAATGTCTTAAGTCATTTCATGTGTTATCATAACGCCTTTTTTCCTATTCGTGTGTCATTTCACAGCATTTAGTCgttgttgggtctctgttaatagtattacaaagagtacagtctagagctgctctatatgaaaaatgCACTGAGATAGCTTCTGGCTTCTGTTATAAACTGGTactaaattaaattgaattatttaaatgttattttgtagTGTGTTTCATGATGACCCTGATGAAACGAGTTGGTCTGACAAAAAAGTTGTTCTTTATATTGCAAGTTTTAATGAAGTTGACGTCAGAGGTTGGAGCATGACACGTGACAATATATAGTAAATGGAGTGACTCCAGAAACTGAAGCGGTGACAGAAGCCTCAGTGGTGGCCTTCTGTGATGAGCCCTATTCCTGATGAACCCATTTCCtcagtaacaatataacaaatgttcaatcaATGATGCTTGTTTTCTGACCTTCTAACCATTCCACTTCCCATCAGCACTTCCGCCTTGCCCACCTTTCAGCTTCACTTCCCCCTTTCCATCTGTCACCACCATCAGCTCCGTCCCCGATGTCACGCCTGTGTCTCCTGCTAAGGCAATTTGCttgatgtgcaatgtgtgcaactgtgaaaCAAGAATTTTCCCTCggagatcaataaagtatttctgattctgaaacagTCCCAAATAAGGTCTGTCTTTAAAATGGTCTCATTCTACTGCAATGTCTCCACCCAAGTCTACTGGTTAACTATATTATTTATGCATTAGGCCGATTTTCACGTTTTTTTAGCGCCCCTTCCTTTTCCATCTCGGTAAGTAAATGTCAGGTTTAGTGCAACGGTAGCAAAGCCTGATGTCAATAAGTAACAGTAGGCTAATGTTAAGTTTATACGCCCGCTTGCAGTGAATATTTCTAGTCTGTTTTGCTAATCCAGCTGGGCAGTGTGTCTTGGGTGCTTGCCAGACTTAGCATATTAGCAATTAGCATATTGTCAGTATATACCCAGTATAAACTGTATTAATATCTTCgctgtatatatattattttatatcttcCTCATacactgtgtttttaattgttgttttattgtcttatttttttatatttttattttatttgtcctgaTCTGATCggtctttatattttttgtattgtctTGCAATTTTCTTGTGGTGTTATTGTTAATGTACACACACTGTTCAtcttataaaaaacaaaaactctagCGGGAATAACCCCGCCCCTcctgctagaaagccaatcgttaGTAGtattttaacagccaaagcgggaaacatatttcagccaatggTGTGGTTCCACCGACGTGAGGGTCTATTAACCGatcggggggaaaaaaactttaaCGTCAGGAAGGGAAAGTGAGAGTTTGTCAGAGCAGCAGCCGTCGAAACGAGACGAGTCTCTGTCTCTGAAAGGAAATTCAGACTAAGTTCATCAGGTCTTTCTCAACAACACAGCTGAGTCTTTTCCAAACACTGGTGAGTACAGCTGATCACATTTACAGCTTCAACAAGCAACATGAactagggctgtgcgatatgacggTATCCATCGTTTACAATTAAGTTACGCTCCATCAAATGTTTTGTCGTTTTgtcgcaaattccacactttaccgTAATATTTCCGCGAGGGAAAAAATGTTTGCGCCGTGGTGAAGTTAGTCGCACATGCCGGTGTTGCGGAGAAGAAATTTGcattaacaataaacaaacgTGGAGCAGTGTGAAGTTTACTCAGGATGAACAGGATGAGTCAGACCATGCGAGCTAAAAACGACGAGCTCCTCCCAAAGAGAGAAGTCTGTCACAGCACTAACTTActccagccatgatgtgtgtgtccgGGAACATGTCttgacttgcccacggacattcagcttactttctagttcatcAAGACTAATGGCAAgccgttttaacatttattccttaaaacttaCTACGCGCTATTTAAAAAGCTACTAGTACTTAATAGTTACTACTAACTATTCCATTAGCTACTAGTAACTGTTCCCGTTTTACTAGTAACAATTAAATATATactagtaggcctacttaatTTTTAGCGACTAGAAACTATTCCCTTATTTTTTGATTGAAATCAATGGGGCTATGCAGTTCAGGTATCACCTATTGATTAGTTACtactatttccattttactagtatctattattcagttactagtaactattgattagttactagtaactaattgAATAGTAGCTAATGACCATTTCCATTTTTCTAGTCTACTATTTAGATACTAGTGCttattttttagttactagtaactattccattCATACTAGTAACAATTACGGAGCGGGGGGgatgatggcacaatggataagacacatgcctttggtgtgagagacctgggttcagtcccccacaccattgtgtccctgagcaaaacatttaacccctcgttgctccagaggcgtgcgacctctgacttacaattgtaagtcgctttggataaaagcgtcagctaaatgaataaatgtaatgtaaataaaatgttactatCTACAAGCCATTTCACTAGTTATTAATGAATGGCTAATAACCAAAGTTAGAATTCAAATGTCACTAGTGTCTattggaatagttactagtaactaatgaataGGTACTAGTATCTAAATAATGGATACTAGTAAAGTGGAAATCGTTACTAGCAACTCTTCAAATAAGTATCTAaataatagatactagtaaaatTCATTATTCACGAATGATTGTTTTGAAAGagttgtgaagtgatccactggcataaatttttttttcggaccataaagaaaagtttaaaaccttGCTACCGCTGCTTTCTTAGCAGTGCTATTCTTCAATAAAAATGGGTCTAAAAGAACTGTACTTTcttcttaaaaaattaaaactattttgaataaaatgttttctttctcccttAATGTGTAGATatggctgctgtcagctgtctgcTGTCTGAAGATCAGTTCCTGTGCTCCATCTGTCAGGATGTGTTCACTGATCCTGTCAGCACACCATGTGGACACAACTTCTGTAAAAACTGCATCAGCACACACTGGAAAACTAATGACAGGTACCAGTGCCCGCTGTGTAAAGAGGTTTTCCACATTAGACCTGAGCTGCATATCAACACTTTCATCTCTGAGATGGTTTCTCAGTTCAAGTCAGCTCAGCAggaagccagcagcagcagcaagagcAGCAGCTCGGATCAACAAGAGTCCAATCCAGGAGAAGTTCCCTGTGACGTCTGCACTGGAACCAAACTGAAGGCCCTgaagtcctgcctggtgtgtctgGTCTCCTACTgtgagactcacctggagcctcatctgacagcttcaggCCTGAAAAGACATCAGCTGATCGACCCTGTGGAGAACCTGGAAGCCAGGATGTGTACGAAGCACGATAAACCTCTGGAGCTGTTCTGTAAGACCGACCAGACATGTGTCTGCATGCTCTGCCCTGTTTTAGACCACAAGATGCACGATGTTGTTCCTCTGAAGGAAGGATATGAAGGAAAGAAGGCCGAGCTGGggaagacagaggctgaaattcAGCAGATGATCCAGAAGAGACGACTGAAGATTCAGCAGATCAAACACTCGGTTGGTGTCAGTGAAGAAGATGCAGACAAAGCAAAAGCAGAAGGTGTTGAGATCTTCACTTCTCTGAAGGAGTTTGAGAGAGGCCTGAAGGAGCTCATCGACACCATCGAAGAGAAGCAGAGAACAACAGAGCAACAGGCTGAAGGCTTCATCaaagagctggaacaggaaATCTCTGAGCTGATCAAGAGAAGGACTGAGGTGGAGCAGCTCTCACGCTCTGAAGACCACCTCCATCTTCTCCAGAGTGTCCAGTCCCTGAACATCCACCCTCCACCCACCAAGGACTGGACAAAGGTCAGAGTGCATCTTTCATATGAATGGATTGTGTTAAGAGCTGTGAATCAGCTGGAGGATAAACTCAGTAAAGAGATGAAGCAGCTGGTCAAAGCTGAGCTGGAGAGGGTCCAGCAGTATGTAGTGAATGTGACTCTTGATCCTGATACAGCATATCCCTATCTCACCCTATCTGAAAATGGGAAAGAAGTGAATTGTGATGGTGTGTGTAAGTTTCCTCCTAACAACCCAAAGAGATTTACTCGTTGTAGAATTGTCTTAGGAAAGCAGAGTTTCTCTTCAGGCAGATTTTACTTTAAGGTTCATGTTAAAGGAAAGACTAAATGGACTTTAGGAGTGGCCAGAGAGTCGATCAACAGGAAGGGACAAATCAAATTGAGCCCTGTGAATGGTTACTGGACTGTAGGGTTGAGAAATGGAAATGAGTACAAAGCTTATTCTNNNNNNNNNNNNNNNNNNNNAGAAAGCAGAAGGTGTTCAGGTCTTCACTTCTCTGAAGGAGTCTGTTGAGAGAGGCCTGAAGGAGCTCATCGACACCATCGAAGAGAAGCAGAGAACAACAGAGCAACAGGCTGAAGGCTTCATCaaagagctggaacaggaaATCTCTGAGCTGATCAAGAGAAGGACTGAGGTGGAGCAGCTCTCACGCTCTGAAGACCACCTCCATCTTCTCCAGAGTGTCCAGTCCCTGAACATCCACCCTCCACCCACCAAGGACTGGACAGAGGTCAGCGTCCGTCCATCATATGAGGGGACTGTGGTGAGAGCTGTGGCTCAGCTGGAGGAGACGCTCAGTAAAGAGATGAAGAAGCTGTTTGAGTCTGAGCTGAAGAGGGTCCAGCAGTATGCAGTGGATGTGACTCTTGATCCTGATGCAGCACATCCTAAACTCATCCTGTCTGATGATGGGAAACAAGTGTATGATAGCAATGTGGAGAAAAATCTTCCAGACAATCCAAAGAGATTTGATACTTGTGTTAATGTCTTAGGAAAGCAGAGTTTCTCTTCAGGCAAATTTTACTTTGAGGTTCAGGTTAAAGGAAAGACTGACTGGGATCTAGGAGTGGCCAGAGAGTCGATCAACAGGAAGGGAGACATCACACTGAGACCTAAGAAGGGTAACTGGACTGTAGGGTTGAGAAATGGAAATGAGTACAAAGCTTATTCTGGCCCGTCAGTGCGTCTCTCTCTTAAGTCTCGGCCTCAGAAGGTGGGGGTGTTTGTGGATTATGAGGAGGGTCTGGTCTCCTTTTATGACGTAGATGCTGCAGCTCTTATCTACTCCTTTACTGGCTGCTGCTTCACTGACAAACTCTTACCATTCTTCAGCCCCTGTGATAATGATGGTGGTAAAAACTTTGCCCCTCTGATCATCTCTCCTGTCAGAGTAAACTAATCACTTCTTATTTCATgtagtgatttatttttataaggAAGGAACAAACGTACATATTTAGTGGCAACACTAAActttaaatcatattttctaCAGAATCTGTTTACTGTGGTGATTGATTTACACTTCATCGTAAGATGTTATTATATGTATCCCATTACAGAGGCAACACATTAATTTGATGCCTCCATCTCTTCGACTCTGCATCATGACACGTGTTGTGGAGAAAATCTATTTAAACCTCTGTTAAACTCAGACCTTTAGTTTCTGCTGATGAGCAGCGATAGCAAAATTATTGCTGAATATTTCACTGTGtcataaaacttaatttaagaGTGAGGCCTATTACATGTATATAGTACAGaatacagtgtgtcactgttaTATTGTGCATAAAAGTTTAATGGACAAAGTTAATTAATAGATACTGAATttctatatagatatagatgTTAAACCACCTGTGACCTGTAGTAGAGCTACAGCCAAAGTCATGGCAGGagttccttctctctctctgtaattTACTGCCTGGGAAACAACACCTCCCACATGTTGCTCCGTCACAGTGCTGATCCTTCTGAACAGGAAACACCAGAGCTCCTCAGTCAATCTAACGGGAGGCGGAGATCTACGGTCAACCAAGTGCTTCGTAATAAACTCTGAACTATGCAAGAATAACATGGGACACACTGAAATGCACATGGTGTTTGGTTAGTGTGACATATTTGTTAGCTTTGGAAATGTGTACAGAAGTCACTCAGGAGGAGAGCTGACCTGGACAGCctgaaactttttgtttttatattgaaCTCCAACagatttgaaatttgaaagccactcatttttatttgtagtgAAACTGCAACACAGCCATAAatctactttttaaaaagtcaaaactctgctgtttgttgcttTGCTGACTGGATAGAGCGCAACACTAGCACTACCAGTAGGTTCCACCCCACGACTGCAAAAATTGTAATTTAAGTCATGATGTCTTATTTAAGGATGATTCAATCTTTTGTTTTCTCATCCGAACATATAATGTTGACAATTAATCATTAGGCTTATTTCAAGGTATCTGGTCTTAAAGTAAAATGTTCAGTTATAAATTTCAGCTCCAGCTGACAAGAAACAAGTCCAACATTGCATGGTGGAcggcttttcttttttcaagaATCATAACTCTTTAAATTAggcaacacaaaacaacaaggcAAATATCCTGATCTGTGTCATTTAGTCTCAGTTGTTAAAGCTTATGTCCAACTAATCAGGATTGGATCTAGTTAAACTTAAGACAGATAACACAGTGCAGACTATTTAAAGTCAAAACTTCTACTGTTTTCTGCACTGCCTCTAACATAGACCAATCAAGAGGTAGGGAGACATTTCTGAtgccacatacatttgcatttcctttctcaGCTCAGGAAGAGCCTTTGAGTGTATGCTAATACTCTAGATGTGATCTGCCATTTGTTTCTTTGGCCACCATTTGTCTTGGCAGTTACTATTGGCTGCTGTGTTTTGTACTTGAAGAAAAGGAAATGCCACCAAAAAGAGACAGATTGTGTAGgcggcttgttaatgacgtagccttTCAAA encodes:
- the LOC123969306 gene encoding E3 ubiquitin-protein ligase TRIM21-like isoform X1; translated protein: MAAVSCLLSEDQFLCSICQDVFTDPVSTPCGHNFCKNCISTHWKTNDRYQCPLCKEVFHIRPELHINTFISEMVSQFKSAQQEASSSSKSSSSDQQESNPGEVPCDVCTGTKLKALKSCLVCLVSYCETHLEPHLTASGLKRHQLIDPVENLEARMCTKHDKPLELFCKTDQTCVCMLCPVLDHKMHDVVPLKEGYEGKKAELGKTEAEIQQMIQKRRLKIQQIKHSVGVSEEDADKAKAEGVEIFTSLKEFERGLKELIDTIEEKQRTTEQQAEGFIKELEQEISELIKRRTEVEQLSRSEDHLHLLQSVQSLNIHPPPTKDWTKVRVHLSYEWIVLRAVNQLEDKLSKEMKQLVKAELERVQQYVVNVTLDPDTAYPYLTLSENGKEVNCDGVCKFPPNNPKRFTRCRIVLGKQSFSSGRFYFKVHVKGKTKWTLGVARESINRKGQIKLSPVNGYWTVGLRNGNEYKAYSGPSVRLSLKSRPQKVGVFVDYEEGLVSFYDVDAAALIYSFTGCCFTDKLFPCLSPCLDDGGENAAPLIISPAKVYQRFQLFPLERSGSSRGEAKSFLRA
- the LOC123969306 gene encoding E3 ubiquitin-protein ligase TRIM21-like isoform X2; the encoded protein is MAAVSCLLSEDQFLCSICQDVFTDPVSTPCGHNFCKNCISTHWKTNDRYQCPLCKEVFHIRPELHINTFISEMVSQFKSAQQEASSSSKSSSSDQQESNPGEVPCDVCTGTKLKALKSCLVCLVSYCETHLEPHLTASGLKRHQLIDPVENLEARMCTKHDKPLELFCKTDQTCVCMLCPVLDHKMHDVVPLKEGYEGKKAELGKTEAEIQQMIQKRRLKIQQIKHSVGVSEEDADKAKAEGVEIFTSLKEFERGLKELIDTIEEKQRTTEQQAEGFIKELEQEISELIKRRTEVEQLSRSEDHLHLLQSVQSLNIHPPPTKDWTKVRDWTEVSVRPSYEGTVVRAVAQLEETLSKEMKKLFESELKRVQQYAVDVTLDPDAAHPKLILSDDGKQVYDSNVEKNLPDNPKRFDTCVNVLGKQSFSSGKFYFEVQVKGKTDWDLGVARESINRKGDITLRPKKGNWTVGLRNGNEYKAYSGPSVRLSLKSRPQKVGVFVDYEEGLVSFYDVDAAALIYSFTGCCFTDKLLPFFSPCDNDGGKNFAPLIISPVRVN